The proteins below are encoded in one region of Quercus lobata isolate SW786 unplaced genomic scaffold, ValleyOak3.0 Primary Assembly Scq3eQI_175, whole genome shotgun sequence:
- the LOC115973208 gene encoding uncharacterized protein LOC115973208, with translation MHNSFSKLWEVTCNPYVTHDSKHLHFSSDPRNVRLGLAADGFNPFGIMSTSHSTWPVMLVPYNLPPWLCMKRSSLILSLVIPGPTSPGIAIDVYLEPLVEELRELWDVGVQEYDASSKEVFQLRAALMWTINDFPAYADLSGWSTKGELVCPYAVKTESRYLRNGRKFCYMGHWRWLDVDHNFCKDGMSFDGSNDTRLALEPPVASDIIVETEHLLGRCLGRKCQLAYKKRKRREVDQSGWKKRSIFFTLPYWEDHKLRHNLDVMHIEKNVMDNILSTLLNLKDKTKDNYKARLDLADMGIRSELHLQRKSDDQYTIPAACYHMTSSEIDGFLQVLKDVTVPDGYASNISHRVNMKERKISGLKSHDNHILMQQLFPIALRGSLPSHVTRPLIKLACFFREICSKTLMVSDIVTSEADIAVTLCELEKIFPPSFFTVMVHLVMHLAAEAKIGGPVHYRWMYPIERYLSRLKSYVQNRAAPEGSIAKGYIVEECLTFCSRMHKRLIEDELRKGHNRNVSDASIYKHHMEKFCTWFRGHVMSLTGADKEREGVSDTLVALSKWPYIYVKRFKHYIINGLKFRSVNDEANRKTQNSGVSVATDGGNTYYGILSDIIELNYSDNIKHVLFKCKWVHDQHRRGYRTDEFGFPMVNFTHFIHSGDKMMDEPYVLASQATQVFYVEDKRHKDWYAVVKTKARDVFDAGVGPQREEDDTYSFSENVPYNISTNEVVSDNLRWARDDLERMTIDASIIAERDLHGVKDEDEFIDDESDNEDDNNNEYTEDE, from the exons ATGCATAATTCCTTTAGTAAGTTGTGGGAAGTGACATGCAATCCATACGTTACACATGACAGTAAGCATTTACACTTCTCATCTGACCCTCGTAATGTCAGACTTGGATTAGCTGCGGATGGGTTCAACCCCTTCGGAATTATGAGTACTAGTCACAGTACGTGGCCTGTCATGTTGGTCCCGTACAATCTCCCACCTTGGCTGTGCATGAAACGGTCATCTTTGATTCTATCATTAGTTATTCCTGGTCCTACCTCGCCAGGGATTGCTATAGATGTGTACTTGGAACCGTTAGTAGAAGAACTAAGGGAGTTATGGGATGTTGGAGTACAAGAATACGATGCATCTTCAAAAGAAGTATTCCAATTGCGTGCAGCCTTAATGTGGACCATAAATGATTTTCCTGCATATGCAGATTTGTCGGGTTGGAGTACCAAAGGTGAGTTGGTGTGTCCTTATGCCGTGAAGACCGAGTCTCGATATTTGAGAAATGGTCGTAAATTCTGTTACATGGGACATTGGCGATGGTTGGATGTTGACCACAATTTCTGCAAAGATGGTATGTCATTTGATGGATCTAATGATACTCGATTGGCTCTTGAACCACCGGTCGCATCTGACATTATTGTGGAAACTGAACATTTACTTGGACGTTGTCTAGGTAGGAAATGTCAACTTGCTtacaaaaaaaggaagagaagggaGGTAGACCAGAGTGGTTGGAAGAAAAGGAGTATATTTTTTACCTTGCCTTATTGGGAGGATCACAAGTTGCGACACAATCTTGATGTTATGCATATAGAGAAGAATGTGATGGACAATATACTAAGCACACTGTTGAACTTGAAGGATAAAACGAAGGATAATTACAAGGCACGCCTTGACTTGGCGGACATGGGGATAAGGAGTGAACTCCACCTACAACGAAAAAGTGATGATCAGTATACCATACCGGCCGCATGTTATCATATGACTTCATCGGAGATAGATGGTttcttgcaagttttgaaggacGTAACAGTTCCCGATGGGTACGCTTCCAATATCTCACACCGGGTGAATATGAAAGAACGCAAGATTTCTGGTTTGAAGAGTCATGATAATCACATATTGATGCAGCAACTTTTTCCCATAGCATTACGTGGGTCTTTGCCATCTCATGTTACTAGGCCTTTGATAAAGTTAGCTTGCTTCTTTAGAGAAATTTGTTCCAAAACGCTTATGGTTTCAGATATTGTGACTAGTGAGGCAGACATTGCAGTGACATTGTGTGAATTGGAAAAGATATTTCCTCCATCCTTCTTTACAGTGATGGTACATTTGGTCATGCACTTAGCTGCTGAAGCTAAGATTGGTGGTCCAGTGCACTACCGTTGGATGTATCCCATTGAGAG GTACCTCTCACGTCTTAAGTCTTACGTACAAAATAGAGCTGCTCCGGAAGGGTCTATTGCTAAAGGATACATAGTAGAGGAGTGCTTAACATTTTGTTCACG GATGCACAAAAGATTGATAGAGGATGAACTTCGAAAAGGCCACAATCGTAACGTTTCCGATGCCAGTATATATAAGCACCACATGGAGaagttttgtacttggtttagGGGTCAC GTGATGTCCCTTACTGGTGCTGATAAGGAAAGGGAGGGAGTTAGTGATACCCTTGTTGCATTGTCCAAATGGCCGTATATTTATGTAAAGCGGTTCAAGCATTATATTATAAATGGCTTAAAATTTAGGAGTGTCAATGATGAGGCAAACAGGAAAACGCAGAATAGTGGAGTTAGTGTCGCTACTGATGGGGGCAATACTTACTATggtattttaagtgatataATCGAGTTGAATTATTCTGACAATATCAAACATGTGTTATTCAAGTGTAAATGGGTTCATGACCAACATAGGAGAGGATATAGGACTGATGAATTTGGGTTTCCTATGGTAAACTTTACACACTTCATACATAGTGGGGATAAAATGATGGATGAACCATATGTCTTGGCATCTCAAGCTACACAAGTTTTTTATGTGGAAGATAAAAGACACAAGGATTGGTATGCTGTTGTCAAAACTAAAGCTAGAGACGTGTTTGATGCTGGTGTTGGTCCCCAACGTGAGGAGGATGACACATATAGTTTTTCTGAAAATGTTCCCTACAATATAAGTACTAATGAGGTTGTGAGTGACAACCTTCGTTGGGCTCGGGATGATCTAGAGAGAATGACAATTGATGCCTCGATCATTGCTGAAAGAGATCTTCATGGAGTAAAAGATGAAGATGAGTTTATTGACGATGAGTCTGACAATGAAGATGACAACAATAATGAGTACACCGAGGATGAGTAG